In a single window of the Raphanus sativus cultivar WK10039 chromosome 9, ASM80110v3, whole genome shotgun sequence genome:
- the LOC108824325 gene encoding membrane-associated kinase regulator 5-like isoform X1, whose product MDALSFVKFWLTNNTNGNKPRREIRISESAVEPSTALGDSEVDLCEEDDSFFELEISLSDFSLKKNKTHEEEKQNTFSVSKSKVLPFVETTSKPQSPITLLKPSQKLRAFSFKKKEPSSRSLNVRFRFEDETTTRCEDSVSSSSKRFFDLIKPLYNKTTKRQSVNSVSTSPASSPAAREKQRSNVTRTVRRQLGKSRSASAAVGAMSPGKRLDESLQVQQDGIQSAILHCKKSFHGSRESSMLSRSTSESSSQEKLSTSSSEDSYLFSRMSSDSSVSEKSMDSLTSIKEQREKICD is encoded by the exons TCGAACCCTCCACCGCATTGGGAGACTCCGAAGTTGACCTCTGCGAAGAAGATGATTCCTTCTTCGAGCTCGAGATCTCTCTCTCCGACTTCTccttaaagaaaaacaaaacccatgaagaagaaaaacagaacACGTTCTCTGTCTCCAAAAGCAAAGTCCTCCCTTTCGTCGAAACCACCTCGAAACCTCAATCTCCGATCACTCTCCTGAAACCCAGTCAAAAGCTTCGTGCTTTCTCCTTCAAGAAGAAAGAACCCAGCAGCAGAAGCCTCAACGTAAGGTTCAGATTCGAAGACGAGACAACAACGAGGTGTGAAGACTCTGTTTCTTCCTCTTCAAAGAGATTCTTCGATCTCATTAAGCCACTGTACAATAAAACAACGAAGAGACAGAGCGTCAACAGTGTATCCACTTCTCCGGCGTCTTCACCGGCGGCgagagagaaacagaggagTAATGTTACTCGAACTGTGAGGAGACAGCTTGGGAAGAGCCGGTCGGCGTCTGCGGCTGTCGGAGCCATGTCTCCGGGGAAGAGGCTCGACGAGTCTTTGCAGGTTCAACAAGATGGGATTCAAAGTGCCATTCTCCATTGCAAGAAATCGTTTCACGGGTCGAGAG AATCTTCTATGTTATCCCGATCTACTAGTGAATCTTCCTCACAAGAGAAACTCAGTACTTCATCTTCTGAAG attcgTATTTGTTTTCAAGAATGTCAAGCGATTCATCAGTGTCGGAGAAATCAATGGATAGTCTGACTTCAATCAAGGAACAGAGGGAGAAGATTTGCGATTAG